The genomic segment TATGGTTCAAAATTAGAAGATGGGCTACTTTCTGTACATTTTATAAAAATGGGCGATGAATATGTGGCTATTGATGGAAAAGAAGGTTTTGAAAGAGCTTTAGAGTTTTATGGTACCACTGAAAAAGTTTATGATAAGTATTATGAGACTTTGCTTAAGGCAATAAAATCTGACTTAGGTAAGTATAAGCCTCATCGTATAGGCCATCCTAATTTAATTAGGATTTTCAATAAATTATACCCATTAGAATATAAAAACAAAGAACTTTTAGAAGAAATAGTAAGAGAAATTAAATCAAGGAATTATGAAGTAGATGTAAATACAGCTGGCCTTAGAAAGCCATATTGCGGTGAAATCTATGTATCAGATATTTTTAAACAGTTGATAGATGAATACGGGGTTAAAAAAGTATATGGATCAGATTCTCACACAGCAAGTGATGTCGGAAGAGATTTTGATAAAGAATAAATTTTAGATAGCAGCAGAAAAACTATATTGAGGAGTGAGATATGTCATTAGAAGGTATTAATTTTATTAAAGAAATTACATCTTTTATTTTTGTTGATGATAAACCAGAAAAGTGTGATATTATTTTTGTACCTGGTAGTGCATGGTCGGAGCCAGCAGAAAAAGCTTCAAAACTTTGGTTAGAGGGATATGCACCATATATACTTCCGTCGGGAAAATATAGCATGTCAAAAGGATACTTTCCAGGACCAATAACTAAGGCTGAAATATATAATGGAGCATATAACACTGAATGGGAGTTTATGAGAGATATAGCAATATCTAATGGAGTTAATGGTGATGCAATATTAAAAGAAGATAGTGCAACTTGGACAAAGGAAAATGCTTTTAAGTCAAAGGAAGTTACTGATAACTGTAATTTAGATATAAAAAAGGCTATAATATGTTGCAAATCGTTTCATGCTAAGAGATGTCTCATGTTTTATAGCCATGCATATCCAAAGACAAAATTCTTTGTATGTCCAATAGATGTGGACGGAATAACTAAGGAAAATTGGTTCAAAACTGAGAATGGAATTGATAAGGTTATGGGAGAGTTATCGCGTTGTGGAGGACAGCTTAAGAAAGCAGTTCCTACCTGGTCCTAAATATTGTAATAAGTCTAAAAATATTACAAGAATTTTAGTCGTGATTATGAAATGTGATTATGAATTGTGAAATATGAAATGTGAATTGTGCACTGTGAATTGCAAATTGCGAATTGTGCATTGTGAATTGTGAATTGCAAATTGTGCATTGCAAATTGTGCATTGTGAATTGCAAATTGTGAATTGTGAATTGTGCATTGTGAATTGCAAATTGCAACATATATAATCTAAAAAATTTAACAGAATCAACATTAACTATCATGTAATAAGAAACAAAAGATTTTATAAAAAATGAATAGCACTGCTTAGAACGTATATAGTATAAATCCCGTAAGTAATTTGATAGAGACTTACGGGATTATGTATTTTTTAAAGTTTTAATATTTCGTTAATCTAGTGAAAAAAGTATAGGATTTTGTAACAATAATTTAATTACTGAATAAAGTGACTATATAGATTGCTATATATTTAGTGTTAAAATAAAGTTAAGATATATACTTTGTATTGACAATAGATAGATGATATTCTATATTATATATAGATAGATGTCTATATAGGAAAGGCGTGAATGAGAATGAGCTATGAAGAAAATTCAAAAATTTTTAAAGCATTATCTGATCC from the Clostridium beijerinckii genome contains:
- the hisJ gene encoding histidinol-phosphatase HisJ, encoding MNNKKIVRDGHMHSPYCPHGTKDSFEMYVDKALIEGLEEITFTEHMPFPCYFIDDKEFQDECAPNEEAIQKYFKDVEEIKLKYKDKIKINIGLEVDFVDGYEEETKKLLNSYGSKLEDGLLSVHFIKMGDEYVAIDGKEGFERALEFYGTTEKVYDKYYETLLKAIKSDLGKYKPHRIGHPNLIRIFNKLYPLEYKNKELLEEIVREIKSRNYEVDVNTAGLRKPYCGEIYVSDIFKQLIDEYGVKKVYGSDSHTASDVGRDFDKE
- a CDS encoding YdcF family protein, which gives rise to MSLEGINFIKEITSFIFVDDKPEKCDIIFVPGSAWSEPAEKASKLWLEGYAPYILPSGKYSMSKGYFPGPITKAEIYNGAYNTEWEFMRDIAISNGVNGDAILKEDSATWTKENAFKSKEVTDNCNLDIKKAIICCKSFHAKRCLMFYSHAYPKTKFFVCPIDVDGITKENWFKTENGIDKVMGELSRCGGQLKKAVPTWS